The Cylindrospermopsis curvispora GIHE-G1 genome contains a region encoding:
- a CDS encoding anti-sigma factor antagonist (This anti-anti-sigma factor, or anti-sigma factor antagonist, belongs to a family that includes characterized members SpoIIAA, RsbV, RsfA, and RsfB.) has protein sequence MTGKFAEIDLPVHYLEGMMVVQASNRLSVNEATCFKKTCRDLIESNLDSKVLLIDFNNTTFMDSSGLGALVSSFKSAQEKEIEFILDNVTPQVMAVLNLTGLDQVFIIKSSVGNKASGLTNSGNSRASNCSLEDLPATHPCVKSRMKRIIDIVGSLVGLVITACLLIPIGIAISINDPGPIFFKQIRCGWMGKRFYIWKFRSMCVDAEAKKSQVENQVAGAFFKNDHDPRITKVGSFLRRTSLDELPQFWNVLKGEMSLVGTRPPTPDEVELYEVPEWQRLDVKPGMTGEWQVNGRSKVRNFEDVIRLDLQYQKNWSLVYDLQLIVKTISILFNKNSGAV, from the coding sequence ATGACTGGAAAATTCGCAGAAATAGATCTTCCGGTTCATTATCTGGAAGGTATGATGGTAGTGCAGGCTTCAAATCGTCTGAGCGTAAATGAAGCCACTTGCTTTAAAAAGACCTGCCGAGATCTAATTGAGTCTAACCTGGATTCTAAAGTTCTATTGATAGACTTTAATAACACAACTTTTATGGATAGTAGTGGGCTAGGGGCTTTAGTCAGTAGTTTTAAGTCCGCTCAAGAAAAGGAGATAGAATTTATACTTGATAATGTAACCCCACAAGTGATGGCAGTCCTGAATTTAACGGGATTAGATCAGGTATTTATAATTAAATCTTCTGTAGGCAATAAAGCCTCAGGATTGACTAACTCCGGAAACAGTCGCGCCAGTAATTGTAGTCTAGAAGACCTACCAGCAACTCATCCTTGCGTAAAATCTCGGATGAAAAGAATTATTGATATAGTTGGGTCTCTAGTAGGGTTAGTAATTACAGCATGTTTATTGATTCCCATTGGGATTGCCATCAGCATCAATGATCCAGGTCCGATTTTTTTTAAACAGATCCGTTGTGGGTGGATGGGTAAACGTTTTTATATTTGGAAGTTTCGTTCCATGTGTGTAGATGCGGAAGCCAAAAAGTCCCAGGTAGAAAATCAAGTAGCTGGGGCATTTTTTAAAAATGATCATGACCCTAGAATCACCAAGGTAGGAAGTTTTTTGCGTCGCACCAGTCTGGATGAACTGCCACAATTTTGGAACGTGTTAAAAGGGGAAATGAGTTTAGTTGGTACTCGTCCACCCACCCCTGATGAGGTGGAACTATACGAAGTACCAGAATGGCAACGCTTAGACGTGAAACCAGGGATGACTGGGGAATGGCAAGTAAATGGTCGCTCCAAAGTACGCAATTTTGAGGATGTTATTCGTTTAGACCTACAGTATCAGAAAAATTGGAGTTTAGTTTACGATTTGCAATTAATTGTTAAAACTATATCCATTTTATTTAATAAAAACAGTGGTGCTGTTTAA
- a CDS encoding PhzF family phenazine biosynthesis protein — protein MRTTNQKIIQVDAFTNKPFQGNPAAVCVLTNSQSDEWMQQVAQEMNLSETAFLLAENDGFNLRWFTPTTEVPLCGHATLASAYVLWSEGYLSPEQTARFYTKSGLLIAKKQDDWIELDFPVNHSQIVEPPPLLNEVLGVDYKSVYLNSLGYLVELASPQLVRQIQPDLQQMRLLPVRNVIVTSTGDLEYDFVSRFFAPGFGIDEDPVTGAAHCCLAPFWRHKLQKDSFLAYQASQRGGIVKVTYSGGNRVFLSGQAITIIRGELLSGTY, from the coding sequence ATGAGAACCACTAACCAAAAAATTATCCAGGTTGACGCTTTTACCAACAAACCATTCCAAGGTAACCCTGCTGCAGTTTGCGTCTTGACCAATTCTCAATCTGACGAGTGGATGCAGCAAGTAGCTCAAGAAATGAATTTATCAGAAACAGCTTTTTTGCTAGCAGAAAATGACGGTTTCAATTTACGGTGGTTCACGCCAACCACAGAAGTTCCCCTGTGCGGTCATGCTACCTTAGCTAGTGCTTATGTTCTCTGGTCAGAAGGATATTTATCACCCGAACAAACAGCTCGATTTTACACTAAAAGTGGCCTATTAATTGCCAAAAAACAAGATGATTGGATTGAATTAGATTTTCCCGTTAATCATTCCCAAATTGTGGAACCACCACCTTTATTAAATGAGGTTTTAGGAGTTGATTACAAATCAGTTTATTTGAACTCCCTTGGTTATTTAGTGGAATTGGCCTCCCCACAATTAGTCCGACAAATACAGCCAGATTTGCAACAAATGAGACTGTTACCAGTCAGGAACGTGATTGTTACCAGTACTGGTGATCTGGAATATGATTTTGTATCTCGTTTTTTTGCCCCCGGTTTTGGTATTGACGAAGATCCAGTAACTGGTGCTGCACATTGTTGTTTAGCGCCCTTTTGGCGACATAAACTGCAAAAAGATAGTTTTTTAGCTTATCAAGCTTCTCAACGGGGCGGAATAGTGAAAGTGACCTATTCAGGAGGAAATCGGGTTTTTTTAAGCGGACAGGCTATTACCATCATCCGTGGTGAATTATTAAGTGGGACTTACTGA
- a CDS encoding DEAD/DEAH box helicase, producing the protein MNNHTPSPLEIDLQSIFPFELDQFQLDAIASLNDGRSVVVCAPTGSGKTLIGEYAIYRALSRGKRVFYTTPLKALSNQKLRDFREKFGFEQVGLLTGDASVNREAPIIVMTTEIFRNMLYGTPIGQIGVSLTNVEAVVLDECHYMNDQQRGTVWEESIIYCPQEVQLVALSATVENSDQLTDWLNRVHGQTDLIYSDFRPVPLEFHFCNPKGLFPLLNESKTKINSRLIKRGKKGIGERGYGNRPEPPTIVYTLNQLFERDMLPAIFFIFSRRGCDKAVSEVSDLWLVNNEESQILRVQIDEFLTRNPEAGRSGQIAPLYKGIAAHHAGILPAWKLLVEELFQQGLIKVVFATETLAAGINMPARTTVISTLSKRTDNGHRLLKASEFLQMSGRAGRRGMDKQGHVVTLQTPFEGAREAAYLATSPADPLVSQFTPSYGMVLNLLQTHTLEQAKELIERSFGQYMATLYLKPEYDEIEEIKAELAKIEEELSAIDENEITLYEKLKQILKVELHIFRTLQEQLREERESELYMMLEFAVKGTLLSLRDKNTTATLPMTAILYSKVPETGPSSFIICLGKNNRWYSATNSDVIEVHAHISRVEVPESIIPPIELGLKKGYSWRGDAQTAQIADLIPDTTEFLYMTPELANQLNRVVSIQSQMEKNSVHQSGKIGHIFKQKAEFVELKSYLEGLEKKVKRNSEEHWEQFLNLIRILQHFDALDNLAPTHLGQMASTIRGENELWLGLAIDSGELDNLDPHHLAAAVAALVTETPRPDSRVSFNLSNEVGSALSKLRNIRRKLFQIQHRYHVALPIWLEFELIAIVEQWALGTKWLQLCAMTTLDEGDVVRLLRRTLDLLSQIPHAPFVSESLRKNAGRAMQLIDRFPVNEVMD; encoded by the coding sequence GTGAACAATCACACTCCATCCCCTTTAGAAATTGACCTACAGTCAATTTTTCCCTTTGAACTCGATCAATTTCAACTAGATGCGATCGCATCTTTAAATGATGGAAGATCAGTAGTTGTCTGTGCTCCGACAGGATCTGGTAAGACCTTAATTGGTGAATATGCCATTTATCGGGCTTTATCTCGTGGTAAAAGGGTATTTTACACTACTCCCCTAAAAGCCTTATCCAATCAAAAGTTACGGGACTTTCGAGAAAAATTTGGTTTTGAGCAGGTGGGACTGCTCACGGGAGATGCTTCTGTAAACCGGGAAGCACCGATTATTGTGATGACCACGGAAATTTTCCGTAATATGCTTTATGGTACCCCTATAGGACAAATTGGGGTATCTTTGACCAATGTTGAGGCTGTGGTCTTAGATGAATGCCACTACATGAATGATCAGCAGCGAGGTACGGTTTGGGAGGAATCCATAATTTACTGTCCCCAGGAGGTCCAGTTGGTTGCTCTTTCTGCTACTGTGGAAAATAGCGACCAACTAACGGATTGGTTAAATCGGGTTCATGGTCAGACAGATTTAATTTACTCTGATTTTCGTCCCGTTCCCCTGGAGTTTCACTTCTGCAACCCCAAAGGTTTATTTCCCCTACTCAATGAGAGTAAGACCAAAATTAATTCCAGGTTAATCAAACGGGGTAAAAAAGGAATTGGGGAAAGAGGTTATGGTAATCGTCCTGAACCACCAACCATAGTTTATACCCTCAATCAATTATTCGAGAGGGATATGTTACCAGCAATTTTCTTTATTTTCAGCCGTCGTGGTTGTGATAAAGCCGTTTCAGAAGTTAGCGACCTATGGCTGGTCAATAATGAAGAATCCCAAATATTACGAGTACAAATTGATGAATTTTTAACCCGCAATCCGGAAGCTGGACGTTCTGGACAAATTGCTCCCCTGTATAAAGGTATTGCAGCACACCATGCAGGCATATTACCAGCTTGGAAGTTACTAGTTGAAGAGCTATTTCAGCAGGGTCTAATTAAAGTTGTATTTGCCACAGAGACTTTAGCGGCAGGTATTAACATGCCTGCGCGAACCACAGTAATATCAACTCTTTCCAAACGAACTGATAATGGACATCGACTATTGAAGGCTTCTGAGTTTTTACAGATGTCCGGTCGTGCAGGTAGAAGAGGAATGGATAAACAGGGTCACGTAGTAACCCTACAAACACCCTTTGAGGGAGCAAGAGAAGCTGCATATTTAGCCACATCCCCTGCGGATCCCCTAGTGAGTCAGTTTACCCCCAGTTATGGCATGGTGTTAAACCTGTTGCAAACCCATACATTAGAACAAGCTAAGGAACTAATAGAGCGCAGTTTTGGTCAGTACATGGCGACTTTATATTTAAAGCCAGAATACGACGAAATTGAGGAAATTAAGGCAGAACTGGCAAAAATTGAGGAAGAATTAAGTGCCATAGACGAAAATGAAATTACCCTTTATGAAAAGTTGAAACAGATTTTAAAGGTAGAGCTACATATATTTAGAACCTTACAGGAGCAACTAAGGGAAGAAAGAGAGTCTGAATTGTATATGATGCTAGAATTTGCCGTCAAAGGTACCCTTTTGAGCTTGAGAGATAAAAACACGACAGCTACCCTACCAATGACAGCCATATTATATAGTAAAGTGCCAGAAACTGGTCCAAGTTCCTTCATTATTTGCTTGGGCAAGAATAATCGTTGGTATTCAGCTACAAACTCAGATGTAATTGAAGTACATGCTCACATATCTAGGGTAGAAGTGCCAGAAAGTATTATACCCCCTATAGAGCTAGGATTAAAAAAGGGTTATTCTTGGCGAGGAGATGCACAGACAGCACAAATAGCGGATCTTATTCCAGATACGACAGAGTTTTTGTACATGACACCGGAGTTAGCAAATCAACTCAATCGGGTAGTGTCTATACAGTCACAAATGGAAAAGAATTCCGTACATCAGTCGGGGAAAATTGGGCATATATTTAAGCAGAAAGCCGAGTTTGTGGAATTAAAATCATATCTGGAGGGTTTAGAGAAGAAGGTAAAACGAAACTCTGAGGAACATTGGGAGCAGTTTCTGAACTTGATTAGGATTCTACAACATTTTGATGCCCTAGACAATTTGGCACCCACACACTTGGGACAAATGGCGTCCACCATTAGGGGTGAGAATGAATTATGGTTAGGATTAGCTATAGATAGTGGTGAACTAGATAATTTAGATCCCCATCACTTAGCAGCAGCAGTAGCAGCACTAGTCACGGAAACACCACGACCTGATAGTAGGGTAAGTTTTAATTTGAGTAATGAGGTAGGGAGTGCCCTGTCAAAGTTGCGTAATATTAGACGTAAGTTATTTCAGATTCAACATCGTTATCATGTTGCTCTACCTATATGGTTAGAATTTGAACTGATTGCTATTGTGGAACAATGGGCACTGGGAACCAAATGGTTACAACTTTGTGCTATGACCACTTTAGATGAGGGTGATGTGGTTAGGTTATTAAGGCGAACTCTTGATTTGTTATCACAAATTCCTCATGCTCCCTTTGTGAGCGAGTCTTTGCGGAAAAATGCTGGAAGGGCGATGCAGTTAATCGACCGTTTTCCTGTAAATGAGGTGATGGATTGA
- a CDS encoding glutaredoxin family protein — translation MTNVLFNAPVKVYRMSTPEHQCPWGLRAIKLLTEHGIPFEDILLRSQIEVDAFKAQYGVSTTPQIFIGDRRLGGYSDLAKYFSVQAITPEYSYTPVIALFSTAGLVALSTSLGLTGFMGISLSMLASLKLMDIDSFTTSFKKYDLITQRFHHYGKLYPFAELAIGLGFLSNIAPLFTGVGSLILGMSGVVSVFKAVYIDKMALNCACIGGNSKAPLGIVSFAENGIMTIMGAMLIFSSLSPQSIKSMVSPNTVSPEIGYHQPQKLVYPIYPKPRFIPRFIERASIHHLIYRKTVD, via the coding sequence ATGACTAATGTTTTATTCAATGCACCAGTGAAAGTCTACCGAATGTCAACCCCTGAACATCAGTGTCCTTGGGGACTACGGGCAATTAAATTGCTGACTGAGCATGGCATTCCCTTTGAGGATATTCTGCTGCGTTCACAGATAGAAGTTGATGCTTTTAAGGCACAATACGGAGTTTCTACCACCCCCCAAATCTTTATTGGAGATCGGCGCTTAGGTGGATATTCAGATCTTGCCAAGTATTTTTCCGTGCAAGCAATCACTCCTGAGTACTCCTACACACCGGTGATTGCTCTATTTTCCACTGCAGGATTAGTAGCACTTTCTACCTCCTTGGGACTAACTGGATTTATGGGTATTTCCCTTTCCATGCTGGCCTCCTTGAAATTGATGGATATTGATAGCTTTACCACCAGCTTTAAGAAGTATGACCTAATTACCCAGCGGTTCCACCACTATGGCAAACTCTATCCCTTTGCGGAGCTGGCCATTGGTTTGGGATTTCTATCGAATATAGCGCCGCTATTTACCGGAGTTGGCTCATTAATATTGGGCATGAGTGGTGTTGTGTCTGTTTTCAAGGCGGTATATATAGACAAAATGGCATTGAACTGTGCCTGTATTGGTGGAAATTCCAAAGCGCCCTTGGGAATTGTCAGCTTTGCAGAAAATGGCATTATGACGATTATGGGTGCTATGCTAATTTTTTCATCGCTCAGTCCCCAGTCCATAAAATCTATGGTTTCCCCCAACACTGTTTCACCGGAAATTGGTTATCACCAACCACAAAAATTAGTATATCCAATTTATCCTAAACCGCGATTCATCCCCCGATTTATCGAGCGAGCGTCAATCCATCACCTCATTTACAGGAAAACGGTCGATTAA
- a CDS encoding type II toxin-antitoxin system RelE family toxin, which translates to MSHINKIYTIVVPRRVQRQLDALPRDVYDRIAPRIEGLRQDPRPHGVMTMRGHENEYRIRIGDYRVRYEIDDRKLIILLVQCRHRIDVYTV; encoded by the coding sequence ATGTCCCACATTAATAAAATTTACACTATAGTTGTACCTAGACGTGTGCAAAGACAGCTAGATGCTTTGCCAAGAGATGTCTATGATCGGATCGCTCCCAGAATTGAAGGACTTAGGCAAGATCCTCGTCCCCATGGAGTCATGACAATGAGAGGACATGAAAATGAATATCGTATTCGCATTGGTGATTATCGCGTTCGCTACGAAATTGATGATAGAAAATTAATTATTCTTCTGGTTCAATGTAGGCATAGAATAGATGTGTATACAGTATAG
- a CDS encoding DUF29 domain-containing protein — protein MPDSSLYITDFLTWLNHQVSALKHRNGDVLDWDNLAEELTLMGISEKNELKSRLIVLLSHLLKWQYQADKRSISWFTTIANQRDDLQDLLEENPGLGKYIPDLVSKAYRNARREAAAETGMELAIFPDVCCYKIEQILNPQFICNTTKDFQKAIIEAQQ, from the coding sequence ATGCCTGACTCTTCCTTGTATATCACGGATTTCTTAACCTGGTTAAATCACCAGGTTTCAGCGTTGAAGCATAGAAATGGCGATGTTTTAGATTGGGATAATTTGGCTGAAGAATTAACGTTAATGGGCATTAGTGAAAAAAATGAGTTAAAGAGTCGTTTAATTGTTCTACTCTCCCATTTACTCAAGTGGCAATATCAAGCTGATAAGCGGTCTATCAGTTGGTTTACCACAATTGCTAACCAACGAGACGATCTTCAAGATTTGTTAGAAGAAAATCCTGGTTTAGGAAAGTATATTCCTGACTTGGTAAGTAAAGCTTACCGAAATGCTCGTCGAGAAGCAGCAGCAGAAACAGGAATGGAGTTGGCTATATTCCCTGATGTTTGTTGTTACAAAATTGAGCAAATTTTAAATCCACAATTTATCTGTAATACGACTAAAGATTTTCAAAAAGCAATCATCGAGGCCCAACAATAA
- the purD gene encoding phosphoribosylamine--glycine ligase → MKVLVIGNGGREHALAWKLLQSERVNQVVCVPGNGGTANLKGCQNLPLSVNDFPAIGKFALEHNISLVVVGPEVPLANGITDYLQKLGLMVFGPNRKGAQIEASKSWAKSLMQEAGVPTAKAAVFDQAHPAKVYVQQQGIPIVIKADGLAAGKGVTVAETLTQAEMAIDAIFQGQFGSAGNSVVIEEYLPGQEVSVLAITDGVTIRPLLPAQDHKRIGEGDTGENTGGMGAYAPTPIATPDLMSRVQTEVLENTISALNQRGIDYRGILYAGLMVADNGDFRVLEFNCRFGDPETQVILPLLETPLDELILACVHQRLAHIPPLVWKSGAAATIVAASAGYPGNYQTGELIAGIPNAETSFTKVFHAGTKLNAQREIISDGGRVLNVTGWGENFQQAIAQAYHGIQQIEFSGMYYRRDIGHRVLKFIG, encoded by the coding sequence GTGAAGGTTTTAGTTATTGGTAATGGGGGAAGAGAACACGCTCTAGCGTGGAAACTGCTACAGTCTGAGCGGGTTAATCAGGTGGTTTGCGTACCCGGAAATGGTGGTACTGCAAATCTCAAGGGTTGTCAAAACCTACCCCTATCAGTAAACGACTTTCCTGCTATAGGCAAATTCGCCCTAGAACATAACATTTCCTTGGTGGTCGTTGGTCCAGAAGTCCCCTTGGCAAATGGCATCACTGACTACTTACAAAAACTAGGACTCATGGTATTTGGTCCTAATCGCAAAGGGGCGCAAATTGAGGCAAGTAAGTCCTGGGCTAAATCGTTAATGCAAGAAGCAGGGGTGCCTACAGCTAAAGCTGCTGTATTTGACCAAGCTCATCCAGCAAAGGTCTATGTTCAACAGCAGGGAATACCCATAGTCATTAAAGCTGATGGTTTAGCTGCTGGTAAGGGTGTGACCGTGGCTGAAACTCTCACACAAGCTGAAATGGCTATAGATGCTATTTTTCAAGGACAGTTTGGTAGTGCGGGTAATTCTGTGGTCATTGAGGAATACCTCCCAGGTCAAGAAGTATCTGTCTTAGCCATTACAGACGGAGTGACTATTAGACCCCTCTTACCTGCACAAGACCATAAACGTATAGGTGAAGGTGATACGGGAGAAAATACTGGCGGTATGGGAGCATATGCACCAACTCCTATCGCTACACCAGACCTAATGTCACGAGTGCAAACGGAAGTTTTAGAAAATACTATTTCGGCTTTAAATCAAAGAGGGATTGACTATCGTGGGATTTTGTACGCTGGCCTAATGGTTGCAGATAATGGTGACTTCCGTGTTTTAGAGTTTAACTGTCGCTTTGGCGACCCTGAAACCCAAGTGATTCTACCTCTATTAGAAACCCCTTTAGATGAACTGATCCTAGCTTGTGTTCACCAGCGTTTGGCACACATACCACCCTTAGTGTGGAAATCGGGTGCAGCAGCTACCATTGTCGCAGCTTCCGCTGGCTATCCCGGTAATTACCAAACAGGTGAGCTGATTGCTGGTATTCCAAATGCAGAAACATCCTTTACAAAAGTGTTTCATGCTGGCACTAAATTAAATGCCCAAAGGGAAATTATCTCCGACGGTGGTAGAGTGTTAAATGTTACTGGATGGGGAGAAAATTTTCAGCAGGCGATCGCCCAAGCATACCATGGAATTCAACAGATTGAATTTTCTGGAATGTACTACCGTCGGGATATTGGTCATCGTGTCCTCAAGTTTATTGGCTAA
- the nblS gene encoding two-component system sensor histidine kinase NblS, whose amino-acid sequence MLIVTIRNVINHWWYEFTLQTKLLAVATLVVSLFMSGLTFWAVNTIQQDEWLNDTRFGRDLGLLLASNVTPLVAEKNFTEVAQFSQRFYSSTSSVRYMLYADETGEIFFGIPFWDPQVESSLTIKQEMLPPEDYLDDEQKPIVRQHNTPDGLVTDVFIPLMANKRYLGMLAIGINPNPKAVISSNFTRDVTIAVFITIWVMVILAGVINALTITKPIKELLAGVKQIAAGNFKQRIDLPLGGELGELIFSFNDMAERLERYEEQNIEELTAEKAKLETLVSTIADGAVLIDNNMQVILVNPTARRIFAWEGTDVVGQNLLNYLPHSVQMEITRTLYEMASGESESAEFRIPLPEPTKRTIRILLTTVLDSQRESIKGIAITVQDITREVELNEAKSQFISNISHELRTPLFNIKTYIETLHDYGDDLGAKERQEFLATVNHETDRLTRLVNDVLDLSKLESGRTYHFDGVDLAQALEQTLRTYQLNAKEKGINLVQELTPNLPLVIGNYDLLLQVFGNLIGNALKFTPSGGIVAIRAYRVDANRSGHNSPLVRIEISDTGIGIAPEDQQAIFDRFFRVENRVHTLEGTGLGLSIVRNIMERHHSQVHLVSEVGVGTTFWFDLALFDEEKPMVNLTPLP is encoded by the coding sequence ATGTTAATTGTAACAATTCGTAATGTGATTAATCATTGGTGGTATGAGTTTACCCTACAAACTAAGCTCCTAGCAGTTGCTACCTTAGTGGTTTCCCTATTTATGAGTGGATTAACCTTTTGGGCGGTTAATACAATTCAACAAGATGAATGGTTAAATGACACAAGATTTGGCAGAGACTTGGGACTGCTGTTAGCTTCTAACGTTACACCACTAGTTGCAGAAAAAAACTTCACGGAGGTGGCACAGTTTTCCCAGCGCTTTTACAGTAGCACATCTAGCGTGCGCTATATGCTGTATGCTGATGAAACGGGGGAAATCTTTTTTGGCATTCCCTTCTGGGATCCCCAGGTAGAAAGTTCCTTGACGATTAAACAAGAAATGTTACCACCAGAAGACTATCTTGATGATGAACAAAAACCAATAGTTCGTCAACATAATACGCCTGATGGTTTGGTCACAGATGTATTTATCCCTTTGATGGCAAATAAGCGATATTTGGGTATGCTGGCCATTGGCATTAATCCCAATCCCAAAGCGGTAATTTCCTCCAATTTTACCCGTGATGTGACTATTGCGGTTTTTATCACAATTTGGGTCATGGTAATTTTGGCGGGAGTAATTAACGCTTTGACCATTACCAAACCAATTAAAGAATTACTAGCAGGGGTAAAGCAAATAGCAGCGGGAAATTTTAAACAGCGCATAGATTTACCCTTGGGAGGAGAATTAGGGGAACTAATTTTCAGCTTTAATGATATGGCCGAAAGACTAGAAAGGTATGAGGAACAAAATATAGAGGAATTAACTGCGGAAAAAGCTAAATTGGAAACTTTAGTTTCTACTATTGCTGATGGTGCAGTACTAATTGATAATAACATGCAGGTAATTTTGGTTAATCCCACAGCCAGACGTATTTTTGCCTGGGAAGGAACAGATGTGGTGGGTCAAAATCTTTTGAATTACCTACCACATAGTGTACAAATGGAAATAACTCGCACTTTGTATGAAATGGCCAGTGGTGAGAGTGAAAGTGCGGAATTTCGCATCCCCCTCCCAGAACCAACTAAACGTACCATTCGCATTCTTTTGACTACCGTTCTTGACTCCCAAAGAGAAAGCATTAAGGGTATTGCTATTACTGTGCAAGATATCACCCGGGAAGTGGAATTAAATGAAGCTAAAAGTCAATTTATTAGTAATATTTCCCACGAGTTGCGCACTCCCCTGTTTAATATTAAAACCTATATTGAAACTCTTCATGATTATGGTGATGACCTAGGTGCCAAAGAGCGTCAAGAATTTTTGGCAACCGTAAATCATGAAACTGATAGACTTACCCGCTTAGTTAATGATGTTTTGGATTTATCAAAACTAGAGTCTGGTCGAACCTATCATTTTGATGGTGTTGACTTAGCACAAGCATTAGAACAAACATTGAGAACTTATCAACTTAATGCTAAGGAAAAGGGTATTAACCTGGTTCAGGAACTAACACCTAATTTACCACTGGTGATAGGTAATTATGATTTATTGCTGCAAGTGTTCGGCAATTTAATCGGTAATGCTTTGAAATTTACACCATCAGGAGGCATAGTAGCCATTCGTGCCTACAGAGTAGATGCAAATAGGTCTGGTCACAATTCTCCATTAGTTCGCATTGAGATTAGTGATACGGGTATAGGTATTGCTCCAGAAGACCAACAGGCAATTTTTGATCGCTTTTTCCGGGTGGAAAATCGGGTTCATACCCTAGAGGGTACTGGATTGGGTTTATCTATTGTCAGAAATATCATGGAAAGACACCATAGTCAAGTGCATTTGGTTAGTGAAGTTGGAGTAGGTACTACCTTTTGGTTTGATTTGGCTTTGTTTGATGAAGAAAAACCCATGGTCAACCTAACTCCCCTCCCTTAA
- a CDS encoding cob(I)yrinic acid a,c-diamide adenosyltransferase: MTRNGIGILTAQARSERLTGQIHVYDGAGKGKSQAALGVVLRSIGLGINTKSNCNRVLLLRFLKGPGRDYDEDGAIAALQRGFPHLIDQVRTGRAEYFGHDQITPFDRAEAARGWDVAKGALASDLYSVVVLDEINPVLDLGLLPVQEVVETLKSKPQELEIITTGRAAPQQLLDIADLHSEMKPHHHPQAAELLLDGIEIYTGSGKGKSTSALGKALKSIGRGINHPGSARVLIMQWLKGGTGYTEDAAIAALQQSYPDVVDHLRCGRDAIVWRNSRQHLDYVEAERGWEIAKTAIASGVYKTIILDELNPTVDLELLSVEPILQALLRKPKGTEIIITGRCQNQPAYFDLASIHSEVYCHKHYANRGIELKRGVDF, encoded by the coding sequence ATGACAAGAAATGGAATCGGTATTCTGACAGCACAAGCACGTTCAGAACGACTGACAGGTCAAATTCACGTTTATGATGGTGCAGGAAAGGGTAAATCTCAAGCTGCTCTGGGGGTGGTCTTGCGCTCTATTGGCCTGGGTATCAATACTAAGAGCAATTGTAATCGCGTTTTGCTATTACGTTTTTTGAAAGGACCAGGAAGAGATTATGACGAAGATGGAGCGATCGCAGCTTTACAAAGGGGTTTTCCTCATTTGATTGACCAGGTGCGTACGGGTAGGGCTGAGTATTTCGGACATGATCAAATTACTCCCTTTGACCGAGCAGAAGCAGCAAGGGGTTGGGATGTGGCTAAGGGGGCTCTTGCTTCTGATCTTTATTCCGTGGTGGTTCTGGATGAAATTAACCCGGTTTTAGATTTGGGACTGCTCCCAGTTCAAGAGGTCGTAGAAACCTTAAAATCTAAACCTCAAGAACTGGAAATTATTACTACCGGTCGAGCAGCTCCACAACAATTACTGGATATTGCTGACCTGCACTCGGAAATGAAACCCCACCATCATCCTCAAGCAGCAGAATTACTCTTGGATGGTATAGAAATTTATACTGGTTCAGGAAAAGGTAAGTCTACTAGTGCTTTGGGTAAGGCTCTAAAATCCATCGGTAGGGGAATTAATCACCCCGGATCTGCTCGTGTATTGATTATGCAATGGTTGAAAGGTGGTACTGGATATACTGAAGATGCAGCGATCGCCGCTTTACAGCAATCCTATCCCGATGTGGTAGATCACTTACGCTGCGGTCGGGATGCGATCGTGTGGCGCAATTCCCGACAACATTTGGACTATGTGGAAGCAGAACGAGGTTGGGAAATTGCCAAAACTGCGATCGCATCTGGGGTGTATAAAACTATCATTCTTGATGAACTAAATCCCACGGTTGACCTTGAGTTACTCTCCGTAGAGCCTATCCTACAAGCCCTATTGCGTAAACCTAAAGGTACGGAAATCATTATTACCGGGCGTTGTCAAAATCAACCAGCCTATTTTGATTTGGCAAGTATTCATTCTGAAGTTTATTGTCATAAACATTACGCCAACCGAGGAATCGAATTAAAAAGAGGGGTAGATTTTTAA